The following proteins come from a genomic window of Aspergillus luchuensis IFO 4308 DNA, chromosome 3, nearly complete sequence:
- a CDS encoding uncharacterized protein (COG:S;~EggNog:ENOG410PT5N), whose product MLRNTKLLSTRSHPFIPITTRAGQLCHPSVSSYQHRCLVTSQTIHKERHLESDLDRHLLRPEHNENTKSGTDDEAAHHWSSYDPTITDPDLEVLACEEECELDGELDDPLFVSPGNREVSRFLDPMIGGAVHGATRPGPSGRGWTRKHKEVIIKKIPGSQFEKYDRILQELRKADKRATK is encoded by the exons ATGTTGCGAAATACGAAACTCCTCAGCACCAGATCCCATCCATTTATACCTATAACCACAAGAGCTGGTCAGCTGTGCCACCCATCGGTATCTTCCTACCAGCATCGCTGCCTTGTGACTTCCCAAACCATCCACAAAGAAAGACATCTCGAGTCCGATCTGGACCGGCATCTACTCCGACCTGAGCATAACGAGAATACCAAGTCGGGCACCGACGACGAAGCAGCTCATCACTGGTCTTCGTACGATCCCACTATCACCGACCCGGACCTTGAGGTTCTCGCCTGCGAGGAAGAGTGCGAACTCGATGGTGAACTAGATGACCCTTTGTTCGTCAGCCCAGGCAATAGGGAAGTCAGTCGTTTCCTTGATCCGATGATCGGAGGGGCGGTGCATGGTGCTACGAGACCGGGCCCAAGcgggaggggatggacaAGAAAGCATAAGGAGGTGATCATCAAGAAAATCCCCGGAAGTCAGTTTGAGAAATATGATCGAATACTGCAGGAGCTGAGGAAGGCAGATAAGCG GGCCACGAAATGA
- a CDS encoding arylsulfotransferase family protein (COG:S;~EggNog:ENOG410PN61;~InterPro:IPR039535,IPR011047;~PFAM:PF05935,PF14269;~SECRETED:SignalP(1-23)), whose translation MRQFSSYNAANLLTLFLGAKAAAESTWPQQTFRSTSIQAPYLNVTKNGKTELGNLFFSPSSSSMEWSYPAIYSDDGQLVWQGPNANTSAYQPQMLDGEPVLAHWQGANYLGYGFGAISILNASYQEIHRITLPGTDDQHFVTTADPETFPSYIDIHESQITSDGTILVTAVNVTQCDLSPIGGPKDGWVQDGLFYEIDIKTNKVLFRWSTVEHLSEIPLTNTELPLLGSGTSKSDPYEYPHLNSVAKYGDSYLLSSRFMCSIFLLDKHGNVTWHLHGQKGASFTLLPGSSFCYQHDPRFINYSPNATSLTLHLHNNENANVFTSPTTITTGLTLTLDMQNHTATAVRKLWNPDAPLFAVSQGGFQPLPNGHVLLQHGAMPVIEEYDENGALVMTARFGFDESTQSYRGYRFREWVGKPTTRPEAVACREGGSVVVYVSWNGATDVRGWKVRMGSELGVVGDVREKNGFETRIVLDGVVGKDGEKVVVQAVGGVGDGVQSGVVKVGEGCS comes from the exons ATGCGCCAATTCAGCAGCTACAATGCTGCAAATCTCctcactctcttcctcgGCGCAAAAGCTGCCGCAGAGTCCACCTGGCCCCAGCAGACCTTCCGCAGTACCTCTATCCAAGCACCATATCTGAACGTCACCAAGAATGGCAAGACAGAACTAGGaaacctcttcttctctccatcctcctcgagcaTGGAATGGAGCTACCCAGCCATATACTCCGACGACGGTCAGCTTGTATGGCAAGGCCCCAATGCCAACACCTCCGCCTACCAGCCCCAAATGCTAGACGGCGAACCCGTCCTCGCCCACTGGCAGGGCGCCAACTACCTAGGCTATGGCTTTGGAGCAATCAGCATCCTTAACGCCTCCTACCAGGAGATCCACCGCATAACACTCCCCGGGACTGATGACCAACACTTCGTCACCACCGCCGACCCGGAaaccttcccctcctacATCGACATCCACGAGAGCCAGATCACCTCAGACGGCACAATCCTCGTAACAGCCGTGAACGTCACCCAATGCGACCTCTCCCCCATCGGCGGCCCCAAAGACGGCTGGGTCCAAGACGGGCTCTTCTACGAAATCGACATCAAGACCAACAAAGTCCTCTTCCGCTGGAGCACAGTCGAACACCTGTCCGAAATTCCCTTAACAAACACCGAACTCCCCCTCCTAGGATCCGGCACCAGCAAGTCCGATCCCTACGAATATCCGCACCTCAACTCGGTAGCCAAATACGGCGACTcctacctcctctcctcccgcTTCATGTGcagcatcttcctcctcgacaaACACGGCAACGTAACCTGGCACCTTCAC GGCCAAAAAGGCGcctccttcaccctcctccccggcaGCAGCTTCTGCTACCAACACGACCCACGCTTCATCAACTACTCCCCGAACGCAACATCCCTAACACTACACCTACACAACAACGAAAACGCCAACGTTTTCACCTCCCccacaaccatcaccacAGGCCTAACTCTCACCCTCGACATGCAAAACCATACCGCAACCGCCGTCCGCAAGCTCTGGAACCCCGACGCCCCCCTCTTCGCCGTAAGCCAGGGCGGCTTCCAGCCACTTCCGAACGGACACGTGCTGCTCCAGCACGGCGCGATGCCGGTGATTGAGGAATACGATGAGAACGGGGCATTGGTGATGACCGCGCGGTTTGGGTTCGATGAGTCGACGCAGTCGTATCGGGGATATCGGTTCCGCGAGTGGGTTGGGAAACCGACGACGAGGCCGGAGGCAGTGGCGTGTCGGGAAGGGGGCAGTGTGGTGGTTTATGTGAGTTGGAATGGGGCGACGGAtgtgagggggtggaaggtGCGGATGGGGAGTGAGTTGGGGGTTGTGGGGGatgtgagggagaagaatGGGTTTGAGACGAGGATTgtgttggatggggtggtggggaaggatggggagaaggtggttgTGCAGGCTGTTGGGGGGGTCGGGGATGGTGTGCAGTCCGGGGTTGTTAAGGTGGGTGAGGGGTGTTCATAG
- a CDS encoding LEA domain protein (COG:S;~EggNog:ENOG410PIST;~InterPro:IPR022124;~PFAM:PF12396), translating into MASPIASKVSKLNLSPDSKRGTPPKIRQQTPQKKTPPKLQAQESASQAEEPSAPSTPTPKGKVRQLQSEQRASPAPVPDDAQSQASGSASQIERPASELGAKAQDTAQSVQNGVEDQGVGQIDLSVLKGLQVGEDGLIHDQDGNAIGRLAEGQAEYLTGYTVGDNGEILDEDGDLVGVADVLTEAFQNDVGSVQEQAEDTTDQATKTINNIAELADRPVSESGEIKDDNGNTIGKLVEGNPEDLAGYAPDKEGNILDDDGDLIGRVEIASQAEEAAEEVPEAKPITDIAALADRPVSASGAIKDDQGKPIGKLVEGNAEDLAGYAPDKEGNILDDDGDLIGRVDIASQARQGAESVASSQRPASKLSREAVDDAEQRDTSTADQAKEEDVEEAAEEAEDDLPPLSTLEGLKCNKLGKIVDRETGKPVGELIEGDAKKISRLGAQLDDKGQFWDNRGNVIGKAKTLPVEEHPDEPPFGGLEGLHVVEDGWVEDQNGKRVGKISEGDAKKVLGRPVDEDGDVLDKNGNVIAKAEYYEAEDEPKPEPEEAPDLSSLEGLTPNKLGYVIGPKGVPIGRVVEGKVKELAGKEIHDGQIWDGPKPIGRVELIPPEEREKSAEGPFAGLENLVVNKEGLVEDDDGNVVGKVIEGDIKTLRGRAVDEDGEIIDKYGNVKGRAEPYEVEEPEEEAPDLSILEGKTVNKAGNVVDAQGNVFGRITSGDKRLAGRKVDGKGQIWGDNGKVIGTAELIPGAEEQKPEGAFYGFENPVVGKDGVITDASGQIIGRIVEGDAQRLQGRQVDEDGDILDKNGNTIGRAERWQPEEKPRDVNPMSGRKVNREGDVRDADGNLIGKLTSGNLPSLIGKEIDDNGYVVDNDGNKIGECTLIENIPEPEPEPEEPEEEPQEPEISPEEQEAQRKIEEDKQLAKKMSGIIAQTLDRIRPVCKMISEHIEKADRTPKDELDEEQLVKDVKPLLEEGNQILQECNGAIRALDPDGHVAATAKARAASHEASSEEYALAEQLKELTDLVVKTIDNGKKRIAGMPHAKKKLNPLWALLSEPLGQIITAVGLLLNGVLGLVGRLLQGLGLGPLVNGLLGGLGLDKLLGSLGLTSLTDSLGLTGKKK; encoded by the exons ATGGCCTCTCCTATCGCAAGTAAAGTCTCCAAGCTCAATCTCAGCCCCGACTCCAAGCGAGGCACTCCACCCAAAATCCGCCAGCAGACCCCCCAGAAGAAGACCCCTCCCAAGCTTCAGGCCCAGGAATCTGCCTCCCAGGCTGAAGAGCCGAGCGCCCCCTctacccccacccccaaggGTAAGGTCAGGCAGCTGCAGTCGGAGCAGCGCGCTTCCCCTGCTCCGGTCCCAGATGATGCCCAGTCCCAGGCATCCGGATCGGCAAGCCAGATCGAAAGACCCGCCTCTGAGCTTGGAGCCAAAGCCCAGGACACTGCGCAGAGTGTGCAAAATGGCGTCGAAGACCAAGGTGTCGGCCAGATTGACTTGTCTGTTCTGAAGGGTCTGCAGGTCGGCGAGGATGGTCTAATCCATGACCAAGATGGCAATGCCATTGGCCGACTTGCAGAAGGCCAGGCCGAATATCTGACCGGATATACTGTTGGTGACAACGGAGAGAtcctcgacgaggatggggatCTCGTCGGAGTTGCCGATGTCCTTACCGAGGCCTTCCAGAATGACGTTGGCAGCGTTCAGGAGCAGGCCGAAGACACAACCGATCAGGCAACAAAAACCATCAACAATATTGCCGAGCTGGCGGATCGCCCTGTCTCAGAGTCTGGGGAAATCAAGGATGATAATGGCAACACCATCGGCAAACTGGTTGAGGGCAACCCCGAGGATTTGGCTGGTTATGCTCCTGACAAGGAAGGAAATATtctcgatgacgatggtgacCTTATTGGTCGGGTAGAGATCGCATCCcaagctgaagaagcagctgaagaagttccCGAAGCGAAACCAATCACCGATATTGCGGCCTTGGCCGATCGTCCCGTGTCGGCGTCTGGCGCTATCAAAGACGACCAAGGAAAGCCGATTGGAAAGCTGGTCGAGGGCAATGCCGAGGACTTGGCAGGATACGCCCCCGACAAGGAAGGAAATATcttggatgatgacggtgaCTTAATTGGCCGTGTCGATATTGCGTCCCAAGCCCGCCAAGGTGCTGAGAGCGTCGCCAGCTCCCAGAGACCTGCCAGCAAGCTGAGCCGTGAGGCTGTCGATGATGCGGAGCAAAGGGACACCTCAACCGCCGATCAAgccaaggaagaagatgtcgaggaggctgctgaagaagcagaggatgACCTGCCTCCCCTTTCTACGCTTGAGGGTCTCAAGTGCAACAAGCTGGGCAAGATCGTCGATCGGGAAACCGGTAAGCCTGTTGGTGAACTGATCGAGGGCGACGCGAAGAAGATCTCTAGACTGGGAGCCCAGCTCGATGACAAGGGACAGTTCTGGGACAACCGCGGCAACGTTATTGGAAAGGCCAAAACCCTTCCCGTCGAGGAGCATCCCGATGAACCGCCCTTTGGCGGGTTGGAGGGACTCCAcgttgttgaagatggtTGGGTGGAGGACCAGAATGGCAAGCGCGTTGGCAAGATCAGCGAAGGCGATGCTAAGAAGGTCCTTGGACGTCCCGTCGATGAAGATGGGGACGTCTTGGACAAGAACGGCAATGTCATCGCCAAGGCTGAATACTATGAGGCCGAAGACGAGCCCAAGCCCGAGCCGGAGGAAGCCCCTGACCTCTCCAGTTTGGAAGGTCTCACTCCCAACAAGCTCGGCTACGTGATTGGACCAAAGGGCGTCCCGATTGGCCGTGTCGTGGAAGGCAAGGTGAAGGAACTTGCCGGCAAGGAGATCCATGACGGCCAGATCTGGGACGGACCCAAGCCAATTGGACGTGTTGAGCTTATTCCCCCGGAAGAGCGGGAGAAATCAGCCGAAGGCCCGTTCGCTGGATTGGAAAACCTTGTTGTAAACAAGGAAGGCCTcgtcgaagatgacgatggcaATGTCGTCGGCAAGGTCATTGAGGGCGACATCAAGACCTTGCGTGGACGTgccgttgatgaggatggagagatcATCGACAAGTACGGCAACGTCAAGGGCCGTGCAGAGCCATATGAAGTAGAAGagccggaggaggaggcaccAGACCTGTCGATCTTGGAAGGAAAGACTGTCAACAAGGCTGGCAACGTTGTGGATGCCCAGGGTAACGTCTTCGGACGGATTACCTCTGGTGACAAGCGCCTTGCTGGACGGAAGGTTGACGGCAAGGGTCAGATCTGGGGTGACAACGGCAAAGTAATTGGCACAGCTGAGCTCATCCCAGGAGCCGAGGAGCAGAAGCCCGAAGGCGCCTTCTACGGATTTGAGAATCCCGTGGTCGGCAAGGACGGCGTGATCACTGATGCCTCAGGTCAGATCATTGGCCGCATTGTTGAAGGTGATGCGCAGCGTCTCCAGGGCCGCCaggttgacgaggatggcgacATCTTGGACAAGAACGGTAACACTATCGGCCGAGCTGAGCGCTGGCAGCCCGAGGAGAAGCCGCGTGATGTTAACCCGATGTCGGGCCGTAAGGTCAACCGTGAGGGTGATGTGCGCGATGCTGATGGTAATCTCATCGGCAAGCTGACCTCTGGCAACCTGCCATCTCTCATCGGCAAGGAGATCGACGATAACGGATACGTGGTGGACAATGACGGTAACAAGATCGGGGAATGCACTTTGATTGAGAACATTCCCGAGCCCGAACCCGAGCCCGAGGAGCCCGAGGAGGAACCCCAGGAGCCGGAGATCTCCCCCGAGGAGCAGGAAGCTCAGCGGAAGATAGAGGAAGACAAGCAGTTGGCCAAGAAGATGAGCGGTATTATTGCCCAGACACTGGATCGTATTCGTCCTGTCTGCAAGATGATCTCTGAG CATATCGAGAAGGCAGACCGCACACCAAAGGACGAACTTgacgaggagcagctggtgAAGGATGTGAAGCCGCTCCTTGAAGAGGGCAACCAAATCTTGCAGGAATGCAATGGTGCCATCCGCGCTCTCGACCCGGATGGTCATGTTGCCGCCACGGCCAAGGCCCGTGCTGCTTCTCACGAAGCTTCTTCAGAGGAATACGCCTTGGCTGAGCAGCTCAAGGAGCTCACCGATCTGGTTGTCAAGACCATTGATAACGGCAAGAAGAGGATTGCAGGCATGCCTCatgccaagaagaagctcaaccCTCTATGGGCACTGCTCAGCGAGCCCCTCGGTCAGATTATCACTGCTGTTGGCCTGCTATTGAACGGTGTCCTCGGACTGGTCGGCCGGTTGTTGCAAGGTCTTGGTCTGGGCCCCCTTGTGAATGGATTGCTGGGCGGACTGGGACTGGATAAATTGCTTGGCAGTCTGGGATTAACTTCCTTGACGGATTCCCTGGGCTTgactggaaagaagaaataa
- a CDS encoding uncharacterized protein (COG:T;~EggNog:ENOG410QDWB;~InterPro:IPR004358,IPR003594,IPR003661,IPR036890, IPR036097,IPR011006,IPR001789,IPR029016,IPR005467;~PFAM:PF00512,PF02518,PF00072;~go_function: GO:0000155 - phosphorelay sensor kinase activity [Evidence IEA];~go_function: GO:0016772 - transferase activity, transferring phosphorus-containing groups [Evidence IEA];~go_process: GO:0000160 - phosphorelay signal transduction system [Evidence IEA];~go_process: GO:0007165 - signal transduction [Evidence IEA];~go_process: GO:0016310 - phosphorylation [Evidence IEA]), which translates to MTAELLRFYSSQAPDQANGLLHKVFPGSIVNGHNHSAMATPASDPALVALAQLGTYRLGCTIAFVSLVDNSETYIIAEATPSGSRCGNKTSVNGNTIGMSTLGLGKNAIQGTRSSNIISDGLSTIIRDVSMEANLASHPFVERFRPRLYAEVPLTASCGEVIGTYCVVNNKPCHHFGAGELAELQDVANAVASHLENVGAIRRYRQNDRLLGGLMKFVKGQSPTENDGWKSRRKSTAAGSLVSPRSSEVPNSPRSSEVPEIDRLSVSTTDIRDVSPSSTRHPPPQPPESPFFQIPAFGTNNSVPNGIHQRHVRKSSDETSNLVMGPESTPISDKASILFSRASGLLQECMDLDGVLFVDASRSNTRGESTASVGEWDKESDSGFSLRSPSVSSYGGWSEKQCEPLGVASSERALGNTASMFRIPLTEGLLHDMFTAFPQGEIIHPHLASGWPALSSLHQRRQSIQSNQGEIPLRHSISTRLAHNYPEAKSMIFLPLWNWNKSRWLAGTLVWTCDDQRQLGKDDLHFLRSFGDTIVSGFCQIEWTATEKSKSDLLASVSHELRSPLHGMLASTELLQTTSLDTAQQDMVAMVETCGLTLLDTMNHLLEFTKINNLTHLRKRGGSNGEGMDNLLTEFDLDEIVEDVTDALYAGHRSLIKAAKVASRYLPGGSAVGNRPTGAPQSQTDDLSVIVRIEDLGSWHLQSLSGAWRRIIMNILGNAFKFTRTGFIEVSLAKKVERSGYTKKTLAHLSITDTGCGISPDFLEHHLFKPFAQESILTEGVGLGLSVVKQLVTYLGGEVEVKSDVGVGTQMDVYIPVEFVEDTSAMDCGAPGTRTMTRVSLVGLNAYADLKEAPSGLLSTEAKRKLSLRGALSNVLLSQPGWMVSFADHLDKASGDIAVIEESTLKALSERGFIDVKFKAVVVIGEQGVTLPGEFAIKGPDVFYVPQPIAPRKILQALQRITDSNQGLSYAESPILGPLSGVPVRGRSLSDAFAMAKGTESPPVVRENVSEFAPSPPRESISKNLHVLIVDDNDINLKILATFLRKIGCSYETASNGLAALEKYKSSTKPFDYILMDISMPIMDGIVSSSKIREYEEQHSLPRAAIMAVTGVASSEMQQQVFAAGIDDYLVKPLSLHDLKRIMNIA; encoded by the exons ATGACTGCGGAACTTCTCAG GTTTTACAGCTCCCAGGCTCCGGATCAAGCCAACGGGCTGCTGCACAAAGTGTTCCCAGGCTCGATCGTCAATGGACATAACCACTCCGCAATGGCTACCCCAGCCTCAGATCCCGCATTGGTGGCTCTTGCACAGTTAGGGACCTACCGCCTAGGGTGTACTATCGCCTTTGTTTCGCTGGTCGATAACTCAGAGACGTATATTATCGCCGAAGCCACGCCGTCGGGCTCACGGTGCGGGAACAAGACATCCGTGAACGGTAATACGATAGGTATGAGCACTCTAGGTCTGGGAAAGAATGCAATCCAAGGCACCCGTTCTTCGAACATCATCAGTGATGGCCTCAGTACCATCATTCGTGATGTTAGTATGGAAGCAAATCTGGCGTCTCATCCTTTCGTGGAACGATTTCGGCCCAGGCTATACGCGGAGGTTCCATTGACAGCATCATGTGGAGAAGTAATTGGAACATATTGTGTTGTGAACAATAAGCCTTGCCATCATTTTGGTGCAGGTGAATTGGCAGAACTGCAGGATGTTGCCAACGCTGTTGCGAGTCACCTTGAGAATGTCGGGGCAATACGGCGTTATCGCCAAAACGACCGATTGCTAGGTGGGCTCATGAAGTTCGTCAAAGGCCAATCACCAACTGAGAACGACGGTTGGAAGAGCCGGAGGAAAAGTACGGCGGCGGGCAGTCTTGTATCGCCCCGTTCATCGGAAGTGCCAAATTCGCCTCGTTCATCTGAAGTCCCAGAGATCGACCGCCTCTCCGTGTCAACAACCGATATTCGCGATGTCTCACCATCTTCCACgcgacatccaccaccacaacctccAGAATCCCCTTTCTTCCAGATACCAGCCTTTGGAACTAATAATTCAGTGCCAAATGGGATACATCAGCGACATGTGAGGAAAAGCTCTGATGAAACGAGCAACCTCGTCATGGGGCCAGAAAGCACTCCCATTTCTGACAAAGCTTCCATACTCTTTTCTCGTGCAAGTGGGCTACTGCAGGAATGTATGGATTTAGATGGGGTTCTCTTTGTGGACGCGTCACGCAGCAACACTCGGGG TGAATCGACCGCCAGTGTCGGAGAGTGGGACAAGGAAAGTGACTCCGGGTTTTCTCTCCGCTCACCTAGTGTATCGTCCTATGGCGGCTGGTCTGAAAAGCAGTGTGAACCTCTTGGGGTAGCCTCGTCTGAGCGTGCCCTGGGAAACACCGCCAGCATGTTTAGAATTCCTTTGACAGAAGGTCTGCTACATGACATGTTCACTGCCTTTCCGCAGGGCGAAATAATTCACCCACATCTGGCTTCCGGCTGGCCAGCCCTGAGTTCGTTGCATCAGCGCAGGCAAAGTATACAAAGCAACCAGGGTGAGATCCCTCTGCGGCACTCTATCAGCACCCGATTGGCACACAATTATCCGGAGGCCAAGTCTATGATCTTTCTTCCGTTGTGGAACTGGAACAAATCTCGCTGGCTTGCAGGAACACTTGTTTGGACCTGCGATGACCAGAGGCAACTCGGCAAGGATGATCTGCACTTTCTCAGGTCCTTCGGGGATACAATTGTTTCTGGGTTCTGCCAGATAGAATGGACGGCTACAGAGAAGTCAAAGTCAGACTTGCTGGCATCAGTTAGCCATGAGCTTCGCTCCCCGTTGCATGGCATGCTTGCCAGCACAGAGCTTCTGCAAACTACGTCTTTGGACACCGCCCAACAGGACATGGTCGCCATGGTAGAAACATGCGGTCTCACGCTATTGGACACGATGAATCACCT GCTCGAATTCACGAAAATCAATAACCTTACCCATCTGCGCAAAAGAGGCGGTTCAAATGGTGAAGGGATGGATAATCTGTTGACCGAATTTGACTTGGACGAAATTGTGGAAGACGTGACTGATGCCTTATACGCAGGCCACCGGTCTCTCATCAAGGCTGCGAAGGTGGCCAGTCGCTACCTACCAGGTGGATCTGCCGTAGGTAACAGGCCTACTGGTGCACCACAATCGCAAACCGATGATCTGTCGGTGATCGTTCGGATTGAAGACTTGGGCTCATGGCACCTGCAGTCACTCTCTGGTGCATGGAGGCGGATCATTATGAACATCCTGGGGAATGCATTCAAATTCACGAGAACCGGCTTCATTGAAGTCTCCCTGgcgaagaaggtggaaagGTCCGGCTACACAAAGAAGACTCTAGCCCACCTGTCAATAACGGACACTGGCTGTGGGATCTCGCCAGACTTTCTGGAACACCACCTCTTCAAACCATTTGCGCAGGAGAGCATTTTGACAGAGGGTGTTGGATTGGGTCTGAGTGTAGTGAAACAGCTGGTGACATACCTGGGCGGCGAAGTGGAGGTAAAGAGTGATGTAGGGGTTGGTACGCAAATGGACGTGTACATTCCCGTGGAGTTCGTGGAAGACACCTCCGCAATGGATTGTGGTGCCCCGGGAACGCGGACAATGACCCGGGTGTCTTTGGTGGGCCTCAACGCATACGCAGACCTCAAAGAAGCACCAAGTGGTCTTTTGAGCACAGAAGCGAAGCGTAAGCTGTCGCTAAGAGGTGCACTCAGCAATGTGTTACTGAGCCAGCCTGGGTGGATGGTATCTTTCGCCGATCACCTAGACAAGGCATCCGGAGATATTGCCGTCATCGAGGAATCTACGTTAAAAGCCCTCTCGGAAAGGGGGTTCATCGACGTGAAATTTAAGGCTGTTGTGGTCATTGGCGAACAGGGCGTCACACTCCCCGGAGAATTCGCCATCAAAGGGCCTGATGTGTTCTATGTTCCCCAGCC GATTGCACCTCGCAAGATTTTGCAAGCTTTACAGCGGATTACAGACTCGAACCAAGGGCTTTCATATGCGGAAAGCCCCATTTTAGGCCCCCTTTCCGGTGTCCCGGTCCGAGGCCGGAGCTTGTCTGATGCGTTTGCTATGGCGAAGGGCACGGAATCGCCACCCGTGGTTCGAGAAAACGTGTCTGAATTTGCCCCATCGCCTCCGCGAGAATCTATCAGCAAGAACCTCCACGTCTTGATTGTGGATGACAATGATATCAACCTTAAG ATCCTCGCTACCTTCCTACGAAAGATCGGCTGCAGTTATGAAACAGCATCCAACGGCCTAGCTGCATTAGAAAAGTACAAAAGCTCTACAAAACCTTTTGACTATATCCTCATGG ATATCTCAATGCCAATTATGGACGGAATCGTCTCCTCGAGTAAGATCCGCGAATACGAAGAACAACATTCGCTCCCACGAGCGGCCATCATGGCGGTTACCGGTGTAGCCTCGAGCGAGATGCAACAGCAGGTCTTTGCAGCAGGCATTGACGACTACTTGGTGAAACCTCTTTCACTTCACGACCTGAAACGAATAATGAATATTGCATGA